The Kordia sp. SMS9 genome window below encodes:
- a CDS encoding Gfo/Idh/MocA family protein, with product MSKKIRWGIIGLGGIAHTFAADLQRSETAILYGVASRSSEKATAFKEMYNAQKAYDSYEALANDTDIDVVYIATPHTFHFENTMLCLQHEKAVLCEKPLGINLTQVQTLIQEAQSRKLFLMEAIWTRFMPSYQKIQQLLNENAIGDIISIRADFGFRTEFNPESRLYNKNLGGGALLDIGLYPIFLSLFVLGMPSEINAMARMTHTEVDSFCAMLFNYSTGAKAVLECTFETDTPTEAYIYGTKGVIKLYRSFHQPNTISVYLNNEETVFELPYAGNGYIHEIEAVHANILNGDTENSKLPLAFSEQLMTIIDLVKAKIGLSYE from the coding sequence ATGTCAAAAAAAATACGTTGGGGAATTATTGGATTGGGCGGAATAGCACATACATTTGCTGCCGATTTACAACGCTCAGAAACCGCAATACTTTACGGAGTTGCTTCACGAAGTAGCGAAAAAGCTACTGCTTTCAAAGAAATGTACAATGCACAGAAAGCTTACGATTCGTATGAAGCACTTGCAAACGACACTGACATTGATGTAGTATATATTGCCACACCACATACGTTTCATTTTGAAAATACCATGCTGTGCCTGCAACATGAAAAAGCTGTTTTGTGTGAAAAACCACTCGGAATCAATCTCACGCAAGTGCAAACCCTCATCCAAGAAGCGCAATCGCGAAAGTTATTTTTAATGGAAGCCATTTGGACACGATTTATGCCTTCGTATCAAAAAATACAGCAATTGTTAAATGAGAACGCAATTGGAGATATTATAAGTATTCGTGCCGATTTCGGTTTCCGAACTGAATTCAATCCTGAAAGTCGTTTGTACAATAAAAATTTAGGTGGCGGCGCGTTGCTAGATATTGGCTTGTATCCTATTTTTTTAAGTTTATTTGTGTTGGGAATGCCTTCAGAAATTAACGCTATGGCGCGTATGACACACACTGAAGTAGACAGTTTTTGCGCAATGTTGTTCAATTATTCAACAGGCGCCAAAGCAGTCCTAGAATGCACATTTGAAACCGATACACCTACAGAAGCCTATATTTACGGTACCAAAGGCGTGATTAAATTGTACCGTAGTTTTCATCAACCAAATACGATTTCGGTATACCTAAATAATGAAGAAACCGTGTTTGAACTTCCGTATGCTGGAAATGGATACATTCACGAAATTGAAGCTGTACATGCTAATATTTTGAATGGTGACACCGAAAATTCCAAATTGCCATTAGCATTTAGCGAGCAACTGATGACGATTATTGATCTAGTAAAAGCGAAAATTGGGTTGTCGTATGAATGA
- a CDS encoding transferase hexapeptide repeat family protein, producing the protein MIYSFKGYIPVIHESSFVHPLAAVTGNVIIGKDCYIGPGAAIRGDWGEIILEDGVNVQENCTVHMFPGKSIVLKESAHIGHGAIIHGANIGKNVLVGMNTVIMDDAEIGDESIIGAMAFVKAKTVIPRRSLVVGNPAKVIKQVSDEMIAWKTKGTQLYQQLPTDCHETLREVEPLREVPKNRPTQEAFYDTLRDFMEK; encoded by the coding sequence ATGATTTATTCATTCAAAGGATATATTCCCGTTATACACGAAAGCAGTTTTGTACATCCATTAGCGGCGGTGACAGGAAATGTGATTATTGGTAAAGATTGTTACATCGGTCCAGGCGCGGCGATTCGTGGCGATTGGGGAGAAATCATCTTGGAAGATGGTGTCAATGTGCAAGAAAACTGCACCGTTCACATGTTTCCAGGCAAGTCGATTGTATTGAAAGAAAGTGCGCATATTGGACATGGCGCTATCATTCACGGCGCGAATATTGGCAAAAATGTTTTGGTCGGAATGAACACTGTAATTATGGACGATGCAGAAATTGGCGATGAAAGTATCATTGGCGCAATGGCGTTCGTGAAAGCAAAAACAGTGATTCCACGTCGTAGTTTGGTGGTTGGAAATCCTGCAAAAGTTATCAAGCAAGTTAGTGATGAAATGATTGCTTGGAAAACCAAAGGAACACAACTATATCAACAATTACCAACTGACTGTCATGAAACCTTGCGTGAAGTTGAGCCATTGCGTGAAGTTCCCAAAAACCGTCCTACGCAGGAAGCGTTTTATGATACCTTGCGGGATTTTATGGAAAAATGA
- the thrA gene encoding bifunctional aspartate kinase/homoserine dehydrogenase I, which yields MKILKFGGKSLANGKGIKAAIQIIKEKAAQQEDIAVVLSARGNATNELLEMLEKAIRKESYHEQFTAFKAYQSQIDRSLDFSEEFTTLENLFQGVSLLGDYSEKIKDQVVSQGEIIAAKLVTNLLKKEGVNAHFTDTRNLIKTDNSFGNARPFDVVSRNNIINHFKSYNGTTVNIVTGFIASNENNETTTLGRNGSNYTAALLANFLDAEELQNYTHVDGIFTANPDLVADARKISELSFNEANELANFGANILHAKTMLPLIEKNIPLRILNTFNSSDEGTIIKQKTTTKGIKSISVLDNVALVNLEGRGLLGRVGVDARIFKTMGENDINVSIISQGSSERGIGLVIDADKAPKAVAALQKEFENDFYNNDVNKISLVDDVAVISIIGQDLSEFHKPYNALIKNQIVPILFNNTVSGKNVSLVVKESALHKAINVIHGQIFGISKKINLAVFGKGLVGGTLLDQIIQSKKAILAKNNIKLNVFAVADSQHVYLEKSGIADKWKEAFLKEKVAYTVQQIIDYATNHHLENLIAVDTTASKDFIHNYISLVTNGFDLVSANKIANTVAYSFYETLRSELKKHQKNYLYETNVGAGLPLIDTIKLLHKSGEKINKIRGVFSGSLSYLFNTFSIEDVEFSTVLQQAEEKGYTEPDAREDLSGNDVARKLLILARELDLKHEFSDITIQNLLPAHLQTISLKEFKKSVTDLDETYKLIKANQKENHVLRYVGDLSTETGILEVKLISVPSNSALGQIKGSDSIFEIYTEAYKEQPLVIQGAGAGAAVTARGVFGDILRLTEKL from the coding sequence ATGAAGATTTTAAAATTTGGTGGTAAATCCCTTGCTAATGGCAAAGGAATCAAAGCCGCCATTCAAATCATAAAAGAAAAAGCAGCACAACAAGAAGACATTGCCGTCGTGTTATCCGCACGCGGAAACGCTACCAATGAATTGCTAGAAATGTTAGAAAAAGCAATTCGCAAAGAATCCTATCACGAACAATTTACGGCGTTTAAAGCCTATCAAAGTCAAATAGATCGCTCGTTAGATTTTTCAGAAGAATTTACAACGCTCGAAAATTTATTTCAAGGCGTTTCTTTATTGGGCGATTATAGTGAAAAAATAAAAGATCAAGTCGTATCACAAGGTGAAATTATCGCTGCAAAATTGGTGACGAATTTGTTAAAAAAAGAAGGCGTCAATGCTCATTTTACCGATACGCGAAACTTGATAAAAACCGACAATTCTTTTGGAAATGCGCGTCCGTTTGATGTTGTTTCTCGCAACAATATCATCAATCATTTTAAATCGTACAACGGAACTACGGTGAATATTGTGACGGGTTTTATCGCGTCTAATGAAAACAATGAAACTACGACGTTGGGACGAAACGGAAGCAATTACACAGCGGCGTTATTGGCGAATTTTTTAGACGCAGAAGAATTGCAAAACTATACACATGTAGATGGAATTTTTACAGCAAATCCTGATTTGGTGGCAGATGCACGAAAAATCTCGGAATTGTCATTCAACGAAGCAAACGAATTGGCAAACTTTGGCGCGAATATTTTACATGCAAAAACCATGTTGCCACTTATTGAAAAAAACATTCCATTGCGAATCTTAAACACCTTCAATAGTTCGGATGAAGGAACCATCATCAAGCAAAAGACAACAACCAAAGGAATCAAATCCATTTCCGTGTTAGACAATGTTGCCTTGGTCAATTTAGAAGGTAGAGGTTTGCTTGGTCGTGTGGGCGTTGATGCGCGAATTTTTAAAACAATGGGCGAAAATGATATCAATGTCAGTATCATTTCACAAGGTTCTTCGGAGCGTGGCATTGGTTTGGTGATTGATGCGGACAAAGCTCCGAAAGCAGTTGCAGCCTTACAAAAAGAATTTGAAAATGACTTCTATAACAATGATGTGAACAAAATATCGTTGGTAGATGATGTTGCTGTGATTTCGATCATTGGACAAGATTTGAGCGAATTTCACAAACCGTACAATGCGTTGATCAAAAATCAAATTGTGCCAATTCTGTTTAACAATACAGTTTCTGGCAAAAACGTGAGTTTGGTAGTGAAAGAATCAGCATTGCACAAAGCTATTAACGTAATTCACGGACAAATTTTCGGGATTTCTAAAAAAATAAACTTGGCTGTTTTTGGAAAAGGATTGGTTGGCGGAACACTTTTAGATCAAATCATTCAAAGCAAAAAAGCAATCTTAGCGAAAAATAATATCAAGTTGAATGTATTTGCTGTGGCAGATTCACAGCATGTATATTTAGAAAAAAGCGGTATCGCTGACAAATGGAAAGAAGCATTTTTGAAAGAAAAAGTTGCCTATACTGTGCAGCAAATCATCGACTATGCAACAAATCATCATTTAGAAAACTTAATCGCAGTCGATACCACAGCAAGTAAAGATTTTATTCATAATTATATAAGTTTAGTTACTAATGGTTTCGATTTGGTTTCGGCAAATAAAATAGCGAATACAGTCGCGTATTCATTTTATGAAACGTTGCGAAGCGAACTGAAAAAGCATCAAAAAAATTATTTGTACGAAACCAATGTCGGAGCTGGTTTGCCATTAATTGACACCATTAAACTATTGCACAAATCAGGAGAAAAAATCAATAAAATTCGCGGTGTATTCTCAGGTTCTTTAAGTTATCTTTTTAATACTTTTTCCATAGAAGATGTTGAATTTAGCACTGTATTACAACAAGCAGAAGAAAAAGGATATACCGAACCTGATGCACGCGAAGATTTATCAGGAAACGATGTGGCGCGAAAGTTATTGATCCTTGCCAGAGAATTGGATTTAAAACACGAATTCTCAGACATCACCATTCAAAACTTATTGCCAGCGCACTTACAAACGATTAGTTTGAAAGAATTCAAAAAGAGCGTAACCGATTTAGATGAAACGTATAAGCTAATCAAAGCCAATCAAAAGGAAAATCACGTATTGCGCTATGTGGGCGATTTATCAACGGAAACAGGAATCTTGGAAGTCAAACTCATTTCTGTGCCAAGCAATAGTGCTTTGGGACAAATAAAAGGTTCGGATTCTATTTTTGAAATTTACACAGAAGCGTACAAAGAACAACCGTTGGTTATTCAAGGCGCAGGAGCTGGTGCAGCAGTGACCGCAAGAGGTGTTTTTGGAGATATATTACGATTGACGGAGAAACTCTAA
- a CDS encoding DinB family protein, with the protein MTFNLSKSIEILRQTPETLMTMLSSLSDDWLHNNEGEATWSPHAIVGHLIHGEQTDWIVRAKIILSEGNDKTFEPFDRFAQERDSKGKTIHDLLEKFKALRSQNLNELEKLQIMEGDFSKKGVHPDLGEVTLQQLLATWTVHDLGHIAQIARVMAKQYSDEVGPWSAYLGILKK; encoded by the coding sequence ATGACATTCAATCTTAGCAAATCTATAGAAATACTCCGTCAAACACCTGAAACACTTATGACAATGCTTTCTAGTTTGTCGGACGATTGGCTTCACAACAATGAAGGTGAAGCTACTTGGAGTCCGCATGCTATTGTTGGACATTTGATTCATGGAGAGCAAACCGATTGGATTGTTCGAGCAAAAATTATATTGAGTGAAGGAAATGATAAAACTTTTGAACCGTTTGATCGCTTTGCACAAGAACGTGATAGCAAAGGAAAAACAATTCATGATTTATTAGAAAAATTTAAAGCACTTCGTTCTCAAAATCTCAACGAATTGGAAAAGCTTCAAATTATGGAAGGTGATTTTTCAAAAAAGGGCGTGCATCCTGATTTGGGCGAAGTAACTTTACAACAACTTTTAGCCACTTGGACGGTACACGATTTAGGACATATTGCACAAATAGCCAGAGTGATGGCAAAACAATATAGTGATGAAGTTGGACCGTGGAGTGCCTATTTGGGAATTTTGAAAAAATAA
- the metK gene encoding methionine adenosyltransferase yields MSYFFTSESVSEGHPDKVADQISDALIDNFLAFDPESKVACETLVTTGQVILAGEVKSNTYLDVQKIAREVVNKIGYTKSEYMFDGNSCGVLSAIHEQSDDINRGVDRATKEEQGAGDQGMMFGYATKETENLMPLALDLSHLLLIELAALRRENNEITYLRPDAKSQVTIEYNDDNVPSRVEAIVISTQHDDFDESDEVMLTKIREDIVNILIPRVKSKLKPEIQALFGNDIKYHINPTGKFVIGGPHGDTGLTGRKIIVDTYGGKGAHGGGAFSGKDPSKVDRSAAYATRHVAKNLVAAGVADEILVQVSYAIGVVEPMGIFVDTYGTAKVDLTDGEIAEKVKEVFDMRPAAIESRLKLRTPMYSETAAYGHMGRKNEVVSKTFTTPNGESKTLDVELFTWEKLDFVDKVKTAFGL; encoded by the coding sequence ATGTCATATTTTTTTACCTCTGAATCGGTTTCAGAAGGACATCCAGACAAAGTAGCAGATCAGATTTCTGATGCTTTAATTGATAATTTTTTAGCGTTCGATCCCGAGTCAAAAGTAGCTTGTGAAACTTTAGTGACTACAGGGCAAGTTATTTTAGCTGGAGAAGTAAAATCGAACACCTATTTAGACGTGCAAAAGATTGCTAGAGAAGTAGTTAACAAAATTGGCTACACAAAAAGCGAATATATGTTTGATGGCAATTCTTGTGGTGTTTTATCTGCAATTCACGAACAATCTGATGACATTAATAGAGGTGTTGACAGAGCTACGAAAGAAGAGCAAGGTGCAGGTGACCAAGGTATGATGTTTGGCTATGCAACGAAAGAAACTGAAAACTTGATGCCGTTAGCCTTGGATTTATCACATTTACTATTGATTGAATTGGCTGCTTTGCGCAGAGAAAACAACGAAATTACCTACTTACGTCCAGATGCGAAAAGTCAGGTAACGATTGAATATAATGACGATAATGTGCCTTCACGAGTAGAAGCGATTGTAATTTCTACACAACATGATGATTTTGACGAAAGTGACGAAGTGATGTTGACGAAAATTCGTGAAGACATCGTGAATATTTTAATTCCGCGTGTAAAGTCGAAATTAAAACCAGAAATTCAAGCATTATTTGGCAATGATATCAAATATCACATCAATCCTACTGGAAAATTCGTAATTGGTGGACCGCACGGAGATACAGGATTGACAGGAAGAAAAATCATTGTAGATACCTACGGTGGAAAAGGTGCACACGGTGGTGGTGCGTTCTCAGGAAAAGATCCAAGTAAAGTGGACAGAAGTGCTGCGTATGCCACACGTCACGTAGCGAAAAATTTGGTTGCGGCTGGAGTTGCGGATGAAATTTTAGTACAAGTTTCCTACGCTATCGGAGTGGTTGAACCTATGGGGATTTTTGTAGATACGTACGGAACTGCCAAAGTAGATTTGACCGATGGGGAAATTGCTGAGAAAGTAAAAGAAGTATTTGACATGCGTCCTGCGGCGATTGAAAGTCGTTTAAAATTACGCACACCAATGTACAGCGAAACGGCGGCTTACGGACACATGGGACGTAAAAACGAAGTGGTTTCAAAAACATTTACCACTCCAAATGGTGAAAGCAAAACCTTAGATGTTGAGTTATTTACTTGGGAAAAATTAGACTTTGTAGACAAGGTAAAAACAGCTTTCGGATTGTAA
- a CDS encoding O-acetylhomoserine aminocarboxypropyltransferase/cysteine synthase family protein — protein sequence MSTQKFATKALHSGHDTTQNGGTRAVPIYQSTAYVFNNSDHASNLFSLAEPGNIYTRINNPTNDILEQRLTALEGGLAAVVTASGTAAIATTFLTLLRAGDHIVASNSLYGGTYNLLNVTLPRLGITTTFVDPDQENSFNDAAQENTRAIFIESLGNPKLDVLDIEAISAQAKANKIPLIVDNTIATPYLLNPIKHGANIVIHSLTKYINGNGTALGGAIIDAGTFDWTNGKFPEFTEPSAGYHGLVYSEALEAAAFIAKVRIEGLRDFGSALSPFNAFQIIQGLETLPIRIKQHSQNALELATWLQTQEAVAWVNYPGLETSNYKALADRYLSKGQSGIVTFGIKAGYEAAKRIADETEVFSLLANIGDTKSLIIHPASTTHQQLNEAQQASTGVTQDLIRLSVGLEDVEDLKADLKTVFDKITAGIPAS from the coding sequence ATGAGTACACAAAAATTCGCAACAAAAGCATTACATTCAGGACACGACACAACGCAAAACGGAGGTACAAGAGCGGTGCCAATTTATCAATCTACAGCGTATGTCTTTAACAATTCCGATCACGCATCGAATTTATTTTCGTTAGCAGAACCAGGAAATATTTACACGAGAATCAACAATCCAACCAATGACATTTTAGAGCAGCGATTAACTGCTTTAGAAGGTGGATTGGCAGCCGTAGTTACCGCTTCAGGAACTGCAGCGATTGCCACAACATTCCTAACACTACTTAGAGCAGGTGATCACATTGTAGCTTCTAACAGTTTGTATGGCGGAACGTATAATTTGCTAAATGTTACCTTGCCAAGACTCGGAATTACCACAACATTTGTAGATCCAGATCAAGAAAATAGTTTCAATGATGCCGCACAAGAAAATACCAGAGCAATTTTCATTGAATCTTTAGGAAATCCAAAATTAGATGTTTTAGATATCGAAGCAATTTCTGCACAAGCAAAAGCCAACAAAATCCCACTCATTGTAGACAATACGATTGCCACACCTTACTTATTGAATCCTATCAAACATGGCGCAAACATCGTTATTCACTCACTCACAAAATACATTAACGGAAACGGAACTGCCTTAGGTGGCGCAATCATTGACGCAGGAACTTTTGATTGGACAAACGGAAAATTCCCAGAATTTACAGAACCATCCGCAGGATATCACGGTTTGGTATACAGTGAAGCACTCGAAGCAGCAGCATTCATCGCCAAAGTACGTATTGAAGGATTGCGCGATTTTGGTTCGGCACTCAGTCCATTCAACGCATTTCAAATTATACAAGGATTGGAAACGTTGCCAATTCGTATCAAACAACACAGCCAAAACGCACTAGAACTCGCAACATGGTTGCAAACACAAGAAGCCGTAGCTTGGGTAAATTATCCAGGATTGGAAACTAGCAATTACAAAGCGTTGGCAGATAGATACTTGTCAAAAGGACAAAGCGGAATTGTAACCTTTGGTATCAAAGCAGGGTATGAAGCTGCAAAACGCATTGCAGACGAAACAGAAGTTTTCTCACTCTTAGCCAATATTGGAGACACAAAATCACTCATCATTCACCCAGCAAGTACGACGCACCAGCAATTAAATGAAGCACAACAAGCCTCTACAGGTGTTACACAAGACTTAATTCGCTTGTCTGTCGGATTGGAAGATGTGGAAGATTTAAAAGCAGATTTAAAAACTGTATTTGACAAAATTACCGCAGGAATTCCAGCATCATAA
- a CDS encoding alpha/beta fold hydrolase has translation MTKLPQEFQHHKHNILTQKAAHITISNFFTESGAYYPNLKLSYQLVGSDNVNAPIVLVNHALTGNSEVTGENGWWNKLIGEDKCIDTNHFKILSFDIPGNGFFMEGGLIEHYKDFVARDVAKIFLRGLEQLKINQLFAAIGGSLGGGIAWEMAVLEPNLIQNLIPIAADWKSTDWLMGNCFLQERILENSSNPVEDARIHAMLCYRTPFSLKVKFQRTRHKEKDMFNTESWLAHHGKKLQQRYQLGAYKLMNQLLKTIDITRGRGPLETVASKIAGNIHIISINSDIFFSPDEDIETYRRLKRFKENIYHDEIQSIHGHDAFLIEYGQLSQMLRNIFQVQKSSI, from the coding sequence TTGACAAAATTACCGCAGGAATTCCAGCATCATAAACACAATATTTTGACACAAAAAGCAGCACATATTACCATTTCAAATTTCTTTACCGAAAGTGGCGCGTACTATCCAAACCTCAAGTTGAGTTATCAGCTTGTAGGTTCGGATAACGTCAATGCGCCAATTGTTTTAGTAAATCACGCCTTAACGGGGAACTCAGAAGTAACTGGGGAAAACGGTTGGTGGAACAAATTGATCGGAGAAGATAAATGCATTGATACGAATCATTTTAAAATTTTGAGTTTTGACATTCCAGGAAATGGTTTTTTTATGGAAGGCGGTTTGATTGAGCATTACAAAGATTTTGTAGCACGTGATGTGGCAAAGATTTTCCTAAGAGGATTGGAACAATTAAAAATCAATCAGCTTTTCGCCGCTATTGGCGGATCGTTAGGAGGCGGAATTGCTTGGGAAATGGCAGTTTTAGAACCAAATTTGATTCAAAATCTAATTCCGATTGCGGCTGATTGGAAATCGACCGATTGGTTGATGGGCAATTGTTTTTTGCAAGAACGGATCTTAGAAAACTCTAGCAATCCGGTAGAAGATGCACGTATTCATGCCATGTTGTGTTATCGTACGCCGTTTTCACTCAAAGTGAAATTTCAGCGAACACGTCACAAAGAAAAAGACATGTTCAACACGGAAAGTTGGTTGGCGCATCACGGAAAAAAATTACAACAACGCTATCAATTGGGAGCGTACAAACTGATGAATCAGCTCTTAAAAACGATTGATATAACGCGCGGAAGAGGACCATTAGAAACGGTAGCGTCAAAAATTGCAGGAAACATTCACATCATCAGTATCAACAGTGATATCTTTTTTTCACCAGATGAAGATATTGAAACCTATAGAAGATTAAAGCGTTTCAAAGAAAATATATATCACGACGAAATTCAGTCCATTCACGGACACGATGCATTTTTAATAGAATACGGACAATTAAGTCAAATGCTCAGAAACATATTTCAAGTTCAAAAATCATCAATTTAA
- a CDS encoding paraquat-inducible protein A has translation MRKNLISYSILIVLLIAISVAASYTYQLETKKRALKADVIELSDIKYGMFNVDAWEEQFANIITTKLQELELSGTQRDEARVKVTAFLNESIDKFERAYKAKNEKNNDFLGLSLKNIGADFFEIFSELKNQVPTITEDILDFLESDENRDGIKKYILEQINSYTEGTFQKLDYTAYNTILSKYKATTGNECINLISSKLETVKNKQSTSNIVLVIAFLSMLLSMFLRKETSKLKITIYIIAAIHLLALGVFLPMIDIDARIASMELQLMGEAISFQDQVLYYKSKSIMEVSSIMLSQGKTKVMLVGILVLLFSVIFPVSKLISSLLLVFKRSLQRNKLIKFLVFKSGKWSMADVMVVAIFMSYIGFTGIISSQLGQLENSVESLEILSTNKSELQNGFFFFMGFVIFSIFISQKIQKLVKTPLQSVESDTTK, from the coding sequence GTGCGTAAAAACCTCATCTCATATAGTATTTTAATTGTATTGCTGATTGCGATTAGCGTGGCGGCTTCGTATACCTATCAACTCGAAACTAAGAAACGGGCACTTAAAGCGGATGTTATTGAACTTTCGGACATTAAATACGGAATGTTCAATGTGGATGCTTGGGAAGAACAATTTGCCAATATTATTACCACAAAACTTCAAGAATTAGAACTTTCGGGCACACAACGCGATGAAGCTCGTGTAAAAGTAACAGCTTTTCTGAATGAATCTATTGATAAGTTTGAACGCGCATATAAAGCCAAAAACGAGAAAAACAATGACTTTTTAGGACTTTCCTTAAAGAATATTGGAGCTGATTTTTTTGAAATTTTTAGTGAACTTAAAAATCAAGTCCCAACAATTACCGAAGATATCCTTGATTTTTTAGAGAGCGACGAAAATCGAGATGGTATTAAAAAATACATTTTAGAGCAGATCAATTCGTATACCGAAGGAACGTTTCAAAAGCTAGATTATACCGCATACAATACCATTCTTTCCAAATACAAAGCAACTACAGGAAACGAATGTATCAATCTGATTTCAAGCAAATTAGAAACTGTTAAAAATAAGCAAAGCACTTCTAATATTGTTTTAGTTATTGCATTTTTAAGCATGCTTTTATCTATGTTTCTACGGAAAGAAACTTCCAAATTAAAAATAACTATTTACATCATAGCGGCAATTCACTTACTGGCGTTGGGCGTTTTTTTACCGATGATTGATATTGATGCGCGTATAGCTTCCATGGAGTTACAATTGATGGGCGAAGCGATTTCATTCCAAGATCAGGTGTTGTATTATAAGAGCAAAAGTATCATGGAAGTCTCAAGTATTATGCTTTCACAAGGAAAAACAAAAGTGATGCTCGTTGGGATTTTGGTTTTGCTTTTTAGTGTGATTTTCCCCGTTTCTAAATTAATATCGAGTCTTTTATTAGTGTTTAAGCGTTCGCTTCAGCGGAATAAACTCATCAAATTTTTAGTATTTAAAAGTGGAAAATGGTCGATGGCAGATGTCATGGTAGTTGCCATTTTTATGTCGTATATTGGCTTTACAGGCATCATTTCAAGTCAGCTGGGACAATTGGAAAACAGCGTTGAAAGTTTGGAAATTTTATCGACAAATAAGTCTGAGCTACAAAACGGTTTCTTCTTCTTTATGGGATTTGTAATTTTTAGTATTTTTATTTCGCAAAAAATTCAAAAGTTGGTTAAAACGCCTTTACAAAGTGTTGAAAGTGACACAACAAAATAG
- a CDS encoding AraC family transcriptional regulator, whose translation MKFSFFTVVLLLGILQGSIFIILLYRIKDKNKRANKFLSAFICLIVLTMLGRVLIDTKAIAQLPNFLALPDAVIYLYGPILYFYIKTLVSKFKLGRKELFIHLIPATLFVISEIPLLLDASNPLYIFWLKYIRMRFIIIEGSAIFLNICYLLLNVRLLLRYKKNTVDNLSFKQYPSYLTVILILIGICLISWLFSYLSWVIGFYNPFNVFGYGMIWLALVFITYALAYFAMNQPSLFKMPLAIKKEKEPLLKDNELNSLKAQLLQLMQEEKPYLKPRLTLHELATMLEINTSILSNVINVEFKQNFNDFINEYRIQEFIELSQKSTNEHLTILGLAYEAGFNSKTTFNTKFKKKMGKTPFQFIKEKKVTIE comes from the coding sequence ATGAAGTTTAGTTTTTTTACCGTTGTATTACTCCTAGGAATCCTACAAGGTTCTATTTTTATCATCTTATTGTATCGAATTAAAGATAAAAACAAACGTGCAAATAAATTTCTGTCTGCGTTTATATGTTTGATTGTTCTTACGATGTTGGGAAGAGTACTTATTGATACAAAGGCAATAGCCCAATTGCCAAATTTTTTAGCACTGCCAGATGCGGTTATCTATCTATATGGTCCAATTCTATATTTCTACATAAAAACATTAGTCTCAAAGTTTAAACTCGGGAGAAAAGAATTATTCATTCATCTAATTCCTGCGACTTTATTTGTAATTTCTGAAATTCCGTTGCTGCTAGATGCGTCAAATCCGTTGTACATATTCTGGTTAAAATATATTAGAATGCGCTTTATTATTATTGAAGGAAGCGCCATCTTTTTGAATATATGCTATCTGTTGTTAAATGTGAGATTGTTATTGAGATACAAGAAAAATACAGTAGACAATCTTTCCTTCAAACAATATCCAAGTTATCTCACAGTCATCTTAATTTTAATTGGAATATGTCTTATATCTTGGCTTTTTTCATATTTATCGTGGGTGATAGGATTTTACAATCCGTTTAATGTTTTTGGGTATGGAATGATTTGGCTAGCGTTGGTTTTTATAACGTATGCGTTGGCGTATTTTGCAATGAATCAGCCATCATTATTTAAAATGCCTTTAGCAATAAAAAAAGAAAAAGAACCACTTTTAAAAGACAATGAACTCAATTCACTAAAAGCACAATTGCTACAATTAATGCAAGAAGAAAAACCGTATTTAAAACCTCGATTGACGCTTCACGAATTGGCAACAATGTTGGAAATCAATACAAGCATTCTTTCCAATGTGATCAATGTAGAATTTAAGCAAAACTTTAATGACTTTATCAATGAATATCGCATTCAAGAATTCATAGAACTTTCTCAAAAAAGCACCAATGAACATCTAACAATTTTAGGATTGGCGTATGAAGCAGGTTTCAATTCAAAAACAACATTCAATACAAAATTCAAAAAGAAAATGGGCAAAACACCATTTCAATTCATCAAAGAGAAAAAAGTCACTATAGAATGA